A DNA window from Corvus hawaiiensis isolate bCorHaw1 chromosome 11, bCorHaw1.pri.cur, whole genome shotgun sequence contains the following coding sequences:
- the OMD gene encoding osteomodulin isoform X2 yields the protein MGILSQLLILYLLRAALVVCQYEDYDFEDEYGGEPDHQLPYSFNPNTQVEVPHFPFPAECAKECFCPPAFPLSMYCDHRKLKTIPNIPSHVQQLYLQNNDIEAVPTGPFTNVTFLREINLSYNKIKFRMIDHGVFAKLSNLVQLHLQHNELEEFPFPLPSSLERLLLGFNRISRLPGNALEGLPNMTVLDLCNNLLDDSVFKEKPFSNMKNLMQLNLCNNRLHTMPPDLPSSLRHLSLENNSISHIPENYFKRLPQIIALRMSHNNLQNIPRNTFNLPNLLELNLGHNKLKQVFYIPRSLQHLYIEDNEIENINVTVMCPTLDPLNINQLTYIRVDQNKLTSPISTYAFFCFPLIRTIYYGEQNVTVNRPTQLRTPVFRRFLTPEEFQEAEDNHETLNQETEEDHEEEDSYFHPYYH from the exons ATGGGGATTCTGAGCCAGCTATTGATCCTTTACCTCCTCCGGGCTGCTTTGGTCGTTTGTCAATATGAAGACTATGATTTTGAGGATGAATATGGTGGGGAGCCGGATCATCAACTTCCATATTCTTTTAACCCAAACACCCAAGTTGAAgttcctcattttcctttcccagctgagTGTGCCAAAGAATGCTTCTGTCCACCAGCTTTTCCCTTATCCATGTACTGTGATCACCGGAAACTCAAGACAATACCAAACATCCCCAGTCATGTCCAACAACTTTATCTGCAAAACAATGACATTGAAGCTGTGCCTACAGGACCATTCACTAATGTTACCTTCCTAAGGGAAATTAACCTCAGCTacaacaaaattaaattccGTATGATTGACCATGGTGTTTTTGCCAAACTTTCAAACTTAGTGCAACTGCATTTACAGCATAATGAATTAGAAGAATTTCCATTCCCACTGCCCAGCTCTCTAGAGAGACTCCTCCTTGGTTTCAATAGAATTTCCCGGTTACCTGGAAATGCATTGGAAGGACTGCCTAACATGACCGTGCTTGACCTTTGCAATAACTTACTTGATGACTCAGTATTCAAAGAAAAGCCCttttcaaacatgaaaaatttaatGCAGCTCAATTTATGCAACAACAGATTACATACAATGCCTCCTGACCTGCCATCATCTCTTCGGCATCTTTCTCTTGAAAATAACTCCATATCACATATCCCAGAAAACTATTTCAAAAGACTTCCCCAAATCATTGCTCTAAGAATGTCCCACAATAACCTGCAGAACATTCCACGCAACACCTTTAATCTACCCAACCTTCTAGAACTTAATCTTGGACATAACAAATTGAAACAAGTGTTCTATATTCCGAGAAGTTTGCAGCATTTGTACATTGAAGACAATGAAATTGAAA ACATCAATGTTACTGTGATGTGTCCAACTCTGGACCCACTGAACATCAATCAGTTAACCTACATACGGGTGGACCAGAACAAGCTCACGAGCCCCATTAGCACCTACGCCTTCTTCTGCTTCCCTCTCATCAGAACCATTTATTATGGAGAGCAAAATGTCACTGTCAACAGGCCAACTCAGCTCAGAACACCGGTGTTTCGGCGGTTTCTAACACCAGAGGAATTCCAGGAAGCAGAAGACAATCATGAAACACTCAATCAAGAAACCGAAGAAGATCATGAAGAAGAAGACAGCTATTTTCATCCTTACTATCACTGA
- the OMD gene encoding osteomodulin isoform X1, which yields MMWHKAVFFKFYWQIRRGAKAIILCCLPTRRLTTKYGLDRPFVPPAGVGYVSDDFTSTRTCCPLQLELLRLPKSKFSWSQHTDLNMGILSQLLILYLLRAALVVCQYEDYDFEDEYGGEPDHQLPYSFNPNTQVEVPHFPFPAECAKECFCPPAFPLSMYCDHRKLKTIPNIPSHVQQLYLQNNDIEAVPTGPFTNVTFLREINLSYNKIKFRMIDHGVFAKLSNLVQLHLQHNELEEFPFPLPSSLERLLLGFNRISRLPGNALEGLPNMTVLDLCNNLLDDSVFKEKPFSNMKNLMQLNLCNNRLHTMPPDLPSSLRHLSLENNSISHIPENYFKRLPQIIALRMSHNNLQNIPRNTFNLPNLLELNLGHNKLKQVFYIPRSLQHLYIEDNEIENINVTVMCPTLDPLNINQLTYIRVDQNKLTSPISTYAFFCFPLIRTIYYGEQNVTVNRPTQLRTPVFRRFLTPEEFQEAEDNHETLNQETEEDHEEEDSYFHPYYH from the exons ATGATGTGGCACAAAgcagttttttttaaattttactggCAAATCAGAAGAGGGGCCAAGGCTATTATTTTGTGTTGCCTTCCCACAAGGCGCCTTACCACAAAATATGGCTTAGACAGACCTTTTGTTCCTCCAGCTGGGGTAGGCTATGTCTCAGATGATTTCACGAGCACAAGAACTTGCTGCCCTCTACAACTTGAACTTCTCAGACTTCCAAAGAGTAAGTTTTCTTG GTCACAACATACAGATTTAAATATGGGGATTCTGAGCCAGCTATTGATCCTTTACCTCCTCCGGGCTGCTTTGGTCGTTTGTCAATATGAAGACTATGATTTTGAGGATGAATATGGTGGGGAGCCGGATCATCAACTTCCATATTCTTTTAACCCAAACACCCAAGTTGAAgttcctcattttcctttcccagctgagTGTGCCAAAGAATGCTTCTGTCCACCAGCTTTTCCCTTATCCATGTACTGTGATCACCGGAAACTCAAGACAATACCAAACATCCCCAGTCATGTCCAACAACTTTATCTGCAAAACAATGACATTGAAGCTGTGCCTACAGGACCATTCACTAATGTTACCTTCCTAAGGGAAATTAACCTCAGCTacaacaaaattaaattccGTATGATTGACCATGGTGTTTTTGCCAAACTTTCAAACTTAGTGCAACTGCATTTACAGCATAATGAATTAGAAGAATTTCCATTCCCACTGCCCAGCTCTCTAGAGAGACTCCTCCTTGGTTTCAATAGAATTTCCCGGTTACCTGGAAATGCATTGGAAGGACTGCCTAACATGACCGTGCTTGACCTTTGCAATAACTTACTTGATGACTCAGTATTCAAAGAAAAGCCCttttcaaacatgaaaaatttaatGCAGCTCAATTTATGCAACAACAGATTACATACAATGCCTCCTGACCTGCCATCATCTCTTCGGCATCTTTCTCTTGAAAATAACTCCATATCACATATCCCAGAAAACTATTTCAAAAGACTTCCCCAAATCATTGCTCTAAGAATGTCCCACAATAACCTGCAGAACATTCCACGCAACACCTTTAATCTACCCAACCTTCTAGAACTTAATCTTGGACATAACAAATTGAAACAAGTGTTCTATATTCCGAGAAGTTTGCAGCATTTGTACATTGAAGACAATGAAATTGAAA ACATCAATGTTACTGTGATGTGTCCAACTCTGGACCCACTGAACATCAATCAGTTAACCTACATACGGGTGGACCAGAACAAGCTCACGAGCCCCATTAGCACCTACGCCTTCTTCTGCTTCCCTCTCATCAGAACCATTTATTATGGAGAGCAAAATGTCACTGTCAACAGGCCAACTCAGCTCAGAACACCGGTGTTTCGGCGGTTTCTAACACCAGAGGAATTCCAGGAAGCAGAAGACAATCATGAAACACTCAATCAAGAAACCGAAGAAGATCATGAAGAAGAAGACAGCTATTTTCATCCTTACTATCACTGA